DNA from Musa acuminata AAA Group cultivar baxijiao chromosome BXJ1-5, Cavendish_Baxijiao_AAA, whole genome shotgun sequence:
agaagaagaagttgaatgttattgacatatcctccgtctttatatacaggttagaaggagaagtttcctcaacgggttagaggatttccctcaacagagtagagagatttcctcaacagttagggaaatctcatctacttatcaagtATGAGGTAGTGCGTTGTCCCTCCGCCCTCCTCTTGTCCTATTTATAGTGCCACGACGCTCCAGCCTTTGATATATGGTGGTACATATTTGTTGATGAGAAGGAATAATGGATGCAGGATTCAATGTGTCTACTCTCTCACTCTCGATTTTACACTTGACCTGGAACGACGATAACAAGATAAAAAGTTGCAGCACCAGATTTGGTGCATTAATTAGTGTACCCcacaatataatataatatgaatGCATCCGCGTGATGcagatggaaatatttttaagtatttttacGTGGAGGAGGATTATCCACACGTCCCAAgtgaattattgaatcccataATTTCAAACGTTGGGATGGCAACGTGAACAATGTGCTgcgaatttaattaaaattttaatttatttaatcatAAGTTATTGTACCACATAATCTAACAGAATAGATTAATGAGTTCCTTCTTTAAAAATAGCTACAATTTAACTTATTAAAGGTTGAGAGTTTAAaacatttgatatatttttaaaaacatcaattaatttaataaaattttgataatattaTTGGGTCCAAtctatatgtgggcttggataatttgggccataagcccaaatcaactaattggagattagagagaaccaaattagggtgagattagagtatgagcgtgcagcgtgcggcggcgtgtagaggagagagaaatagagagagaaagtaagatttacgaatttttttgcttgacgatcggtggccaaacgttgtcagtttcggcccaaattttatgtgaagaatccttgcagcaaactctacaatcctaacggtgttgatctgcagtttaccctctctaagatattTTCCTGTGATattcactttgtgagacctagaattctctttggaggagatccacctatgtgctgaagatatgctattcttgagccaagatctatgttcttgatgttattttgatcctctagttattctagagaagacctactgtaaacctgttatcattattattgatagtggaagtttgaggtggactacggtcccgtgatttttcccacattgggttttccacgttacaaaagatttggtctcactgtgtgattgatttattgctctattgtttatgctgtgctgattgatattagcattttgatatcaagttggtattttgatgaggaacctattttgatacacaaagagggaaaggaaTTATTCcgtattaacaggtttcttcccaacaagtggtatcagagcatcaggttgtttggtgctagttttcttgtgtgattgaaatggagcagtcagatggtatgattaaattgaactcatcaaattattccacttggaggcgtctgatggaagatttgctctattgcaaagatttgtataagcctatcaaagttaaagataaaccttctattatggacgatgaagaatgagaagttcaacatagaaaagctattgcctatattagaagatggatggatataaacttgcatgagcatatttcagatgaaatcagagctgttgttgtttggcaaaggttagaaaatctccttgcgaaaaagacagtgggaaatagaatttctctcctcagaaggcttgtaaatttgaagtataaagatggtggtaatattgttgagcacataagcttatttcagagtcttgcaaacaagttggttgctatgaaaatgaatatagatgatgagatgcatggattattacttctcagctctttaccagaaagttgggaaacgtatgtggtgactatttgtaactccacgccagaggggactctaaccatagatatggttaaagacagtttgctaaatgaagatgcaagaaggaaagaacagggtgaatctccttctggtgcatttgttactgaaaaacaagaaagacgtggaagaagtcatagcagaaatccatatggttatagaggaagatccaagtctagaagagatatcaaatgttttcactgtaataggccaggtcacatgaagaaagagtgtaggttttggaagcgagaacagaatgaaatgaagaaaaatgagaaagagatcaatacagttgctgctgaaggtaatatcactattgtctgtgatgaaggttgtgttagccttatagctcaggacagtaattgggtaattgactctggtgcttcatttcatgttacttctcatggtgatttctttagatcttacagtgctggtgattttggtaatgtcagaatgggaaacaatggtacatctaagattgtgggcattggagatatttgcttggagaccagtattgggagcaaattgatactcaaagatgtaaagcATGTTccggatattcgtcttaacttgatatctacaggaagacttgatgatgagggctttgcacattattttggtgaaagtaaatggaaactcactaaaggttctctaattgtggcaaaaggaaagaagattaactctttttatgttatggaagctaagctacacaaaggagagattaatgcaattcgaaaaggtgaaagtatagatctttggcataagaggcttggacatatcagtgagaagggacttcaaactcttgctagaaagcagttcttaccagagttgcaaggtaatctcttaaatcttgtgatcattgcttagttggaaaaacacatagagttgcatttcagacatatccatcatctagaagatatgatgttattgatttagttcatactgatgtttgtactatgcaaactagaactcttggaggtgctctttattttgttacttttattgatgaccattctagaaaagtttgggtttttgctttgaaatctaaagatcaagtactcgatgctttcaaggagtttcatgtcaatgttgaaagagaaactggcagaaagctaaagtgtgttcgatcagataatggtggcgagtacagaggtcattttgagaattattgcaggttccgtggtatcaggcttgagaaaacagttcctaaaactcctcagcagaacggtgtggcagaaaggatgaacagaaccattgaagaaaggattaggtgtatgctttcccacgccaagttaccaaagtcattttggggggaggctatgagaactacagttgacctgataaatctttctccatcagttcctctgcaaggtgatgttccagagagagtatggagaggaaaagatatatcttataatcatttgagagtctttgggtgtaaagcatttgttcatattcccaaagatgagaggtccaagcttgataataaggcaaaagcatgtatcttcttgggatatggtcatgaagagtttgggtacagattatgggatccagtgaacaagaagattattaaaagcagagatgttgtgtttcttgaagaccaattgtttgatgatggtgataatgttgagaagccagaaacctctgtttatattccttggagtttgggtccagttccttcacctgtagttcatgatgatcatggggagatgaacaagaagattgtggtgagaatactagtgatgatacacctacagttgatgatgctgaaccaactgaacaggcacctccaccaccagttgagattccattgagaagatccactagagagcgacaaccctctactagatatcctccacatgagtatgttatacttactgacgagggagagccagaaacttaccaagaagctattctacatgagaagaagagtgagtgggttaaagccatgcaagaagagatgagatccttgcttgagaaccacacctatgacttggtaaaactgccgaaagagaagaaagctctcaagaataagtgggtttataaattgaagactgaaaataatagctcacaacaaagatacaaggcacgactagttgtgaaaggattcagtcagaagaaaggtattgactttgaagaaatattttctccggttgtgaaaatgtcctctatccgagttgttcttggtttggctgcccgcttgaatttagaagttgagcaacttgatgtaaaaatagcatttcttcatggtgacttagaagaagaaatttacatggagcaaccagaaggtttcaaagtcaagggaaaagaaaatctggtatgtaagcttaggaaaagcttatatggactcaaacaagcacctagacagtggtacaagaagtttgattcctttatgatgagccaagggtatgatagaacaacatctgatcattgtgtgtttatgaagaaattttcagatgatgattttattattttactgctatatgttgatgatatgttgattgttggccatgatgttggaaaaattaaaaagcttaaaagagagctaagtaagtcttttgccatgaatgacttaggatcggtgagacaaatacttagcatgaagattcttcgtgataggaagaaaaggaagatttggctatctcaggagacttacattgaaaatgttcttgaaagattcaacatgagtaaagccaaagcagtttattctccacttgcaggtcatttcaagctgagttcaaaacaatgtcctacaagtgagaaagaaaaagaagaaatatccagagtgccttactcatctgcagtaggcagtttgatgtatgctatggtttgtactaggccagatatagctcatgcagttggagttgttagccgatttctctcaaatcctggaaaggaacattgggcagcagtgaaatagatattaagatatctaagaggtacttccaagttgtgtttatgttttggtgatgatgaacctgtgttagaagggtacatagatgcagacatggcaggtgatactgattccaggaagtccacttcgggattcttgatgacatttgcaggaggagtagtctcttggcagtccaagttacagaagtgtgttgctctatcaaccacagaagcagaatacatagcagttactgaagcctgcaaggaagctttatggatgaaaaagtttctataggaattgggcttgaaataggaaggatatactgtttactgtgacagtcagagcgctattcacctctccaagaattcaatataccattctagatccaagcatattgatgtgagatatcagtggattcgtgatgtgcgtgagataaaagaattacagttggaaaaggtacataccaatgataatggttcagatatgttgacaaagtctttgcctaatgaGAAGCTTAAAGCATGTAGGCGAaaagcgggcttggtacaactcatcatatgagctggagggggagaattgttgggtccagtccatatgtgggcttggacaatttgggccataagcccaaatcaactaattaGAGATTAGAGAGAACGAAATTAGGGTGAGATTAGAGCATGAGAGTGCAGCGTGCGGCGGCGTGcatagaaaagaggagagagaaatagagagagaaagtaaggtttatgagtttttctgcttgacgatcggtggccaaacgttgtcggtttcggcccaaattttatgtggagaatccttgcagcaaactctacaatcctaacggtgttgatctgcagtttaccctctctaaggtactttcctatgatattcactttgtgagacctagaattttctttggaggagatccacctatgtgctgaagataggctattcttgagccaagatctatgttcttgatgttattctgatcctctagttattctagagaagatatactgtaaacctgttatcattattattgatagtggaagtttgaggtggcctacggtcccgtggttttttccacattgggtttttcacgttaaaaagatttggtctcactatgtgattgatttattgctctattatttatgctgtgtgttgattgatattagcattttgatatcaagttgatattttgatgaggaacatattttgatacacaaagagaaaaaagaattattccgcattaacatgtttcttcccaacaaatATACCATAACGTCTTATGCTCgaatattattttcatcatttatccttaaaaaaaacataaaatactGCATCTAAGCAAGGGATTGCACACGAGGGTAAGAACGGGCTGCTGATGagttggtggagaaggaggagtgcataggaagaagaagaaagacggTACGTCTTCTGCTTTCTCTAGCCATTTTTGGCTCTGTATCACACACGACGACCTATGTATGTACGAATCGGTACTGTTTGTTGCTTCTCCCTCCCCTTTCCATTTGAAGGGTGGGGACGTGCATCCGCGCGTTGCGCGTGTAATCATTTTTAATTACTCGTCTACAACAGTACTGTATTTGATTTGTAATCTGTAATCATATTAATTATCGATATGGCAACTGAAAACTGAGGTATTCAATAATATTAATATCACATGGGAAGTGTGGAGAATCCTCATCCACGTTAAAATAATTTACAATTTTCCATGTGCATCGCGCGGATGCATTTATATTGGATTATATGGGACAGTAATTAATGCACCGACGCACCTTCACCAACTCTGACGCTGCAACTTTTATCTGGGTGtcatattgagagagagagagagagagagatatgactCTCTTGAGCTCTGCATCCATTATTTATTCTCATGAACACATATATCCGGTTTAATGAAGTCACATGCATTTATGGGACTATAAATGGCTCGAGCATTGTGgcactataaataggagaggaggagggaggagggaataCGCACTACCTCCTACTTACTTGCACAGGTACGTTGTGATAGAAAGCTCAGTGGTAAGCTATGGCTGGAGGAGGCAAAAGTGGTGCAGCGTCGTCTCTTCTACTTGTGACGCTGCTCGTGACGTTGTTGGCCTTCTTCGCCACCGACGCCTCGGCTGCCCGTGTCACACCCCGTCAGCAATCCCTCGCCAGAGGTAGGTAGATAAATATGTATGGGAACGTGTATGTGTTTGGGCTGGTGATCGAGGCATCGTTAATCCCGTCTTCACGCTGCAGCGGTACTGAGTGCGTTGGGGGCAAGGGCAGATGGGCCGTGCTGCAGATGCATCTGTCCTCTCATTTACCCACCTCCTTTTTGCGTTTGCGCCGGCGTGTGGCAAGGCTCCTGCCCTTCCGCCTGCACCAACTGCCAGTGTGTCCTGAACGAGTGCACTTGCATTGACCATGTGGACTACAAGGCCTGCGAGGCCGACTCCTGTGGCTGGCTTGATGGCGTCCCCAAACTAGAGCCGTCGCAGCAGTGGGCGATCGAAGAAACCGGTGGGAAATTAGGGATGATGGTGTGATCCGATTGCGTTTGTGTTCGCCCGTCGTCTTCTCTCTCTCCGTCCTATCCATCTATCCATCCATCTACTTATATTCTATCTCGTGTACCGTGCGGTGTTGCTTCGCTTCGGTAATAAAATGCTTGTGCTTTTATGGTGACGGATGCATCGTTGCACCTCTGAATCCTCGTACGACGACCACTTGAGAAATGACGAATGTTTTGTATGACAGCTGTTGTTCCAATACATTGCAAATAAATTATGCAGGTAATATTGAACATGCTGTCTGCCGTATAAGTCGACCAAGCCGGTTTAGATTCACCAACATCCTAATTCACTTCTCAATTAGGTAAACTTTTCTAGATCAGTGATCATCATTTAATCGAAACCATATTATAGAGTAAGATTTCATATGTGGAGTTATAGCACCCATCGAACAGCTTAGGTTCTTGGAAAATTTATCTGCTGCAATCTCTAATCCGTGTGCCACTATTCCTCCTAGAGAGGTGCTAGCCAGCGACGCTCATCTCTGGCGGAAGGGATTCAAACTTTGTTTCCAAGAATCACACCGGATAATGAATGATGCTGCCAAGTCagtccttttattttttttgtatttctttttaatGTTGTTGGAGCCTGAAATCAGTAAATAACACCTGCTAAAAAATGGAGGTGGTCGGAGACTCCCTCACGACGTTGTCTCGATAGGATATGCTTGAGGAGGATCCTACAAATGCCAGACTAACGTTACTACTGCCACCATATGCTGAGAATAAATTTAACTTAGTATTAGATGATCATTTTTCAGTAATAAATTTAACTTAGTAATATATATAAGtagtattttaaatattaaattaatggTGGTGCATTAAACCAATTTATTATAGGTTTAATATCGAAGttttatctaatatatttttaaaaagtacTAGTTAGCTTagctaataaatattttatgatgtaTCACAATATCTTGGGTTAGAATTTTGCCGCtagttattaaaaaataatatataaaatacttcATCTACTAATTGGACGGGCTGCTGCACCGGTCCTTAGAATCTTGCCTTCACGAATAAGTAGGTGGTACTGTTCGTTGCTTCTCCCTCCCCTCCCTCAACTTGCCCATATTTATAGTGCATGGAGAGGTTGGCCACGCACTTGATGGTTGGCTTGGATGGATAAGAGCTGCCATAAACTGTTTTAACCGAAGCAGACCAGGAGGCTGTCGTGCATCCACGAGCTGAGCGTGGAATTGTTTTTAGTTAGTTTCAAGTTGTCATATCTATAAGTAAAATGATTACAGATTCCCAAACAAATACAGTACTATTGTAGACAAGTAATTAATATTGATTTCACGCGCAACGCGCCGATGCACGTCGAGTTCCCGTCCCCACCGTTCCAATAGTCTATGGCTGCTCTTATCCACCCAAGCCAACCAACACATGGTGCGCGGATCTCCATGCACTGTGAATATGGCTAATGGGAGGGGGTGTGGTACGAGCAACGAGCAGTACTGACTCATACAGACATAGGTCGTGTGTGATAGAGATCTAAACAATGGGCAGAGGAGGAGTCAGAAGAGTTACTGaagcctttcttctt
Protein-coding regions in this window:
- the LOC103984600 gene encoding uncharacterized protein LOC103984600 is translated as MAGGGKSGAASSLLLVTLLVTLLAFFATDASAARVTPRQQSLARAVLSALGARADGPCCRCICPLIYPPPFCVCAGVWQGSCPSACTNCQCVLNECTCIDHVDYKACEADSCGWLDGVPKLEPSQQWAIEETGGKLGMMV